A window from Tenuifilum sp. 4138str encodes these proteins:
- a CDS encoding RtcB family protein — MGKNKLKPKELHFLKTKGNFDVAAICREANIILRSQRVTKGELLQYLSNAVETPEVIDTDNRFKTLALYLQTKNINSVDSKSNELQGEVTLRKPLSYTIYGAEGIEPGAIEQMENAMSLPVTLAGSLMADAHEGYGLPIGGVLATTGNVVIPYAVGVDIACRMCMSVYPINPQIFGTKSEMLSQILLRTTIFGVGSKNKNHIDTSLFDKKEWSATKVIKQFRNLAYSQLGTSGGGNHFVEWGELRITEFDPLLGVEPGCYLTLLSHSGSRGFGSEIALYYSKLAMEKVKLPGKARHLAWLDLNSQEGQEYWLAMNLAGEYASANHHEIHAKVASELNESPLRMIENHHNFAWIESLPDGRKAIVHRKGATPAHPNSLGIIPGSMVHPAFVIKGKGNPASLSSASHGAGRKMSRSKALQTFTQADLNYILEKWGVELIGAGLDEVPMAYKDIDTVMAYQSDLVSVLAKFYPKIVRMANPERKHRWE, encoded by the coding sequence GTGGGAAAGAACAAGCTAAAACCCAAGGAACTTCACTTTCTGAAAACAAAAGGGAACTTCGATGTTGCTGCTATTTGCCGTGAAGCCAATATCATACTCCGTAGCCAGCGTGTTACAAAAGGTGAACTACTACAATACCTAAGCAATGCTGTTGAAACACCTGAAGTAATTGATACCGACAATCGGTTTAAAACGCTTGCCCTTTACCTACAGACTAAAAATATTAACAGTGTTGATTCAAAAAGCAATGAGCTGCAAGGTGAGGTTACATTACGTAAGCCACTTAGCTACACAATTTATGGAGCCGAGGGTATAGAGCCCGGAGCAATTGAACAAATGGAAAACGCCATGAGTTTGCCCGTTACTCTTGCGGGTTCACTTATGGCCGACGCCCACGAGGGGTACGGTTTGCCCATTGGTGGTGTTTTAGCCACAACCGGAAACGTTGTTATTCCATACGCCGTTGGTGTTGATATTGCCTGCCGGATGTGCATGTCCGTTTATCCGATTAATCCACAGATTTTTGGAACCAAAAGTGAGATGTTAAGCCAAATCCTGCTCCGAACTACCATTTTTGGAGTGGGAAGTAAGAATAAAAACCATATCGACACTTCGCTTTTTGACAAAAAGGAGTGGTCGGCAACAAAGGTTATAAAGCAGTTCCGCAATCTGGCTTACAGCCAGTTAGGAACATCGGGTGGCGGTAACCACTTTGTGGAATGGGGCGAGTTGCGCATTACCGAGTTCGACCCTTTGCTTGGAGTTGAGCCCGGTTGCTACCTGACATTGCTATCACATTCAGGATCGCGGGGGTTTGGCAGTGAGATAGCCCTTTACTACTCAAAGCTTGCCATGGAAAAGGTGAAACTACCAGGCAAAGCCCGTCATTTGGCCTGGCTCGATTTGAATAGCCAGGAAGGACAGGAATACTGGCTCGCCATGAACCTGGCCGGGGAATATGCATCGGCTAACCACCATGAAATCCACGCCAAGGTTGCAAGTGAGCTGAATGAGAGTCCCCTAAGGATGATTGAAAATCACCATAACTTTGCATGGATTGAGAGCCTTCCCGATGGACGTAAGGCCATTGTTCACCGGAAAGGCGCTACACCCGCCCACCCTAATTCACTCGGAATCATTCCAGGCTCAATGGTTCATCCTGCCTTTGTGATAAAGGGCAAGGGCAATCCGGCTTCGCTTTCATCGGCATCGCATGGAGCTGGCCGTAAAATGTCCCGATCCAAAGCGTTACAAACGTTTACCCAGGCTGATCTAAACTACATCTTAGAGAAATGGGGCGTAGAGCTTATAGGTGCAGGGCTCGATGAGGTGCCAATGGCATACAAAGATATCGATACAGTAATGGCCTACCAATCCGACCTTGTAAGTGTGCTTGCCAAGTTCTACCCCAAAATTGTGAGAATGGCTAACCCGGAACGGAAACATCGCTGGGAATAA
- a CDS encoding RNA polymerase sigma factor encodes MNTTSRSDCEFLSDFIAGNNSALEALYKRYERKVYTYVLLMVRKPQLAEDILQETFIKAIKSVKEGKYSETNRFGSWLMRIAHNMVIDHFRQNKQYRVISNNDFPMDIFSTPRFAEATVEQRLVYERVLYEVRALIDFLPEEQREVVMLRFYGDLSFKEIAEITNVSINTALGRMRYALINLRKMVKEKNLNLEFEMAW; translated from the coding sequence GTGAATACTACAAGTCGTTCCGACTGTGAGTTTTTGTCGGATTTTATTGCGGGCAATAATTCAGCTCTTGAAGCATTATATAAAAGGTATGAACGTAAGGTTTACACCTATGTGTTGCTAATGGTACGAAAACCCCAGTTGGCTGAGGATATACTTCAGGAGACCTTTATAAAAGCCATTAAATCGGTTAAGGAAGGTAAGTACTCCGAAACAAACCGTTTTGGCTCGTGGCTAATGCGTATAGCGCATAATATGGTTATTGACCATTTCCGGCAAAATAAGCAGTACCGCGTAATATCCAACAACGATTTCCCGATGGATATTTTTAGCACACCGCGTTTTGCTGAAGCTACGGTTGAGCAACGCTTGGTGTATGAACGCGTGCTGTACGAAGTACGAGCGCTTATCGACTTTTTGCCCGAAGAACAGCGCGAGGTGGTCATGCTGCGCTTTTACGGCGACCTTAGCTTTAAAGAAATTGCTGAGATTACCAATGTTAGTATCAACACAGCTTTAGGACGTATGCGTTACGCGTTAATCAATCTGAGGAAAATGGTGAAAGAGAAAAACCTTAACCTTGAGTTTGAAATGGCTTGGTAG